Proteins from a single region of Thiomicrorhabdus sp. Kp2:
- a CDS encoding thioredoxin fold domain-containing protein — MSRFIRFYALILMVSTEPISANNHSEFKELANLQTLAEKSEQLQLPIMLMFGAQWCEYCELLNESVFNPMALGKLYEERVVLMRHVGVDESAPIPDWNGQLMNKANWAYKLNSDLTPTVLFLDSKGQEVAPRIVGVSEITLYAGLIHERLNIAYKNMGLTKQIPVTPEKLEIQYRSEQSRLQ; from the coding sequence ATGAGTCGATTTATTCGCTTTTATGCACTTATATTAATGGTATCAACTGAACCTATTTCAGCCAATAATCATAGTGAATTTAAAGAGCTTGCCAACTTACAAACATTGGCTGAAAAATCAGAGCAATTACAGCTGCCCATTATGTTGATGTTTGGTGCGCAGTGGTGCGAGTATTGTGAGCTGCTCAATGAATCTGTTTTTAACCCAATGGCTCTGGGAAAACTCTACGAAGAACGCGTAGTGTTAATGCGCCACGTTGGCGTGGATGAATCCGCACCTATTCCAGATTGGAATGGTCAGTTAATGAATAAAGCCAACTGGGCTTACAAACTAAATTCGGATTTAACACCTACCGTACTTTTTCTTGATTCAAAAGGCCAAGAAGTCGCACCTAGAATTGTGGGGGTTTCAGAAATCACCCTGTATGCAGGGTTAATCCATGAACGCTTAAACATCGCTTATAAAAATATGGGATTAACCAAACAGATACCTGTTACCCCAGAAAAATTAGAGATTCAATACCGTAGCGAACAGAGTCGCTTACAATAA
- the hemC gene encoding hydroxymethylbilane synthase, which produces MKKTLRIATRKSPLAMWQAEFVKAELEKAHPGLEIILLPMSTKGDKILDVPLAKIGGKGLFTKELEDRMMDGDADIAVHSMKDVPMELPEGFALGAILERHAPTDAFVSNKYETFDSLPQGAILGTSSLRRKAQLMAIRPDLDVRDLRGNVGTRLGKLDAGEYDAIVLATSGLMRLELDERIRHELAPEVCLPAVTQGTLGIEYFEKDNETLDIIKVLNHTETEIRTTAERAMNHRLEGGCQVPIGVFAELDGDKISMRGLVGALDGSQILKADIQGSAADAKALGVTLAEKLLDQGAKAILDEVYANDNHHKG; this is translated from the coding sequence ATGAAAAAAACCTTAAGAATTGCCACTCGTAAAAGTCCTTTAGCTATGTGGCAAGCTGAATTTGTTAAAGCCGAATTAGAAAAAGCGCACCCAGGCCTGGAAATTATATTGTTACCAATGTCCACAAAAGGTGACAAAATTTTAGATGTGCCTTTAGCTAAAATCGGTGGTAAAGGTTTATTCACCAAAGAACTTGAAGATCGCATGATGGATGGTGATGCGGATATTGCTGTGCATTCAATGAAAGACGTGCCAATGGAACTGCCTGAAGGTTTTGCTTTGGGTGCTATTTTAGAGCGTCATGCACCAACCGATGCCTTTGTTTCGAATAAATATGAAACCTTTGATTCTTTACCGCAAGGCGCTATTTTAGGGACTTCAAGTTTACGTCGTAAAGCGCAACTTATGGCCATTAGACCAGATTTAGATGTCCGCGATTTGCGTGGTAATGTGGGGACTCGTTTAGGAAAATTAGACGCAGGTGAATATGATGCCATCGTTTTGGCCACTTCTGGGCTAATGCGGTTAGAGTTAGATGAACGTATTCGCCATGAACTCGCGCCTGAGGTTTGTTTGCCAGCGGTAACTCAAGGAACCTTAGGTATCGAGTATTTTGAAAAAGACAATGAAACCTTAGATATTATTAAAGTGTTAAATCACACAGAAACCGAAATTCGCACCACGGCGGAACGTGCAATGAACCATCGCTTAGAAGGCGGTTGTCAGGTTCCAATTGGGGTGTTTGCTGAATTAGATGGTGATAAGATTAGTATGCGTGGTTTAGTAGGAGCTTTAGATGGCTCACAAATTTTAAAAGCCGACATTCAAGGTTCTGCAGCGGATGCAAAAGCTTTGGGTGTAACTTTAGCTGAAAAGTTGCTTGATCAAGGCGCTAAAGCGATTTTGGATGAAGTGTACGCCAATGATAACCATCACAAAGGTTAG